The proteins below come from a single Methanolobus chelungpuianus genomic window:
- a CDS encoding transglutaminase-like domain-containing protein, producing MNRLEKSCRLLVLLALVTGSVISLGCISEPVQKLSAYLSPSSTTLLQDGKVYDPDPSRLTVPMIPAQAPFRYEGKPDAGEKRSSPGYQLASSYYYTAFYEGSDGVTGIYIENMGDYTIFAYEFGLLDVSTGNWYGRETGTTIIPGEKKKLGNVAVHVPAGSEDIRLKLGLSILAKTQSGQWYDYGRQYFEEFTIDAQQQPTMESPEYLSNPRSSFYLINDKVDPYNTEVRKMAAVSAKKYPGPYSVYQLCSLFDDTKNRIDYINDPRGRDMWSPPGDTLLIGAGDCDDYAILLASLVESIGGTARIYLTDTHAFAAVYIGDEDNTRSVVEGVRQYYGDLPVYYTTDEYGSWLLMDPTSSVYAGGLPAGAAPVNGGWTFQNTSQVIAIDIAPNDQE from the coding sequence ATGAACAGACTGGAAAAATCATGTCGTTTACTAGTGCTCCTTGCGCTCGTCACAGGTTCTGTGATATCTCTCGGATGCATTTCCGAACCCGTGCAGAAACTAAGTGCATACCTTTCTCCTTCCTCCACCACCTTGCTGCAGGACGGGAAGGTCTATGATCCCGATCCATCAAGGCTGACCGTGCCGATGATACCGGCGCAGGCTCCTTTCAGGTACGAGGGCAAGCCAGATGCAGGAGAGAAGAGATCCTCTCCCGGATACCAGCTTGCGAGCAGTTACTATTACACTGCATTCTATGAAGGCAGTGACGGAGTGACAGGCATCTATATTGAGAATATGGGGGATTACACCATATTCGCTTACGAATTCGGCCTGCTTGACGTAAGCACCGGCAACTGGTACGGACGGGAAACCGGTACTACTATTATCCCGGGAGAGAAAAAGAAGCTGGGAAATGTGGCCGTGCATGTGCCGGCAGGCTCAGAAGATATAAGATTGAAACTGGGCCTGTCAATACTTGCTAAGACGCAATCTGGCCAATGGTATGATTACGGCAGGCAGTACTTCGAGGAATTCACTATCGATGCACAGCAGCAACCCACGATGGAAAGCCCGGAATACCTTTCCAATCCTAGAAGTTCCTTCTATCTGATAAATGATAAGGTGGACCCATATAACACGGAAGTCCGCAAAATGGCAGCAGTCTCCGCGAAAAAGTATCCCGGGCCTTACAGTGTTTACCAGTTGTGTTCCCTTTTTGATGATACGAAGAACAGGATCGATTATATCAATGATCCGAGGGGGAGGGATATGTGGTCCCCTCCGGGAGACACATTGCTTATAGGGGCCGGCGACTGTGACGATTATGCAATATTGCTGGCCTCGCTGGTGGAATCCATCGGAGGCACTGCAAGGATATATCTTACTGACACACATGCCTTTGCAGCCGTGTATATCGGGGATGAAGACAACACCCGGTCAGTGGTTGAAGGTGTACGCCAGTATTACGGTGACCTGCCCGTATACTACACAACAGATGAGTACGGGTCCTGGCTTCTTATGGATCCGACCTCAAGCGTTTATGCGGGAGGTCTTCCCGCGGGCGCAGCGCCTGTTAACGGGGGATGGACATTCCAGAATACCTCGCAGGTTATCGCAATAGATATCGCGCCCAATGATCAGGAGTAA
- a CDS encoding response regulator, translating into MAKVMIVDDAAFMRMVIKDILKKNGHEVVAECVDGLDAVQKYPQFKPDLVFMDIVMPNMEGTDALKKIMQMDPSARVVMCSSIGQQSVVTDALKSGALDFIVKPFDAAKVLEVIGKVM; encoded by the coding sequence ATGGCAAAAGTAATGATTGTGGACGACGCCGCATTTATGCGCATGGTCATCAAGGATATTCTGAAGAAGAATGGTCATGAGGTCGTGGCTGAATGTGTTGACGGACTTGACGCTGTCCAGAAGTATCCCCAGTTCAAACCGGATCTTGTCTTCATGGACATCGTTATGCCTAACATGGAAGGAACGGATGCGTTAAAGAAGATAATGCAAATGGATCCCTCTGCAAGGGTTGTTATGTGCTCATCCATAGGGCAGCAGTCTGTCGTCACTGACGCTCTCAAGAGCGGAGCCCTTGATTTCATAGTGAAGCCATTCGATGCCGCAAAGGTCCTGGAAGTTATCGGAAAAGTAATGTAA
- the mptN gene encoding tetrahydromethanopterin:alpha-L-glutamate ligase yields MKKIGIAITDASDWTAVALADSLRKKGIEPCVLNLCHAEAGIANGTEYRVNGTDLAGLDAIIVRDMGAGKNEAVTFRFDILRQLENEGVLVANPPAAIQNAANKYHSSYLFSKAGLPAPRTKAVQDTDSAMKVLASFGDAVLKPVFGYKGIGIVRIRNGNIIRPDGTKDPGSAPELVSSLLEEKGMLYIQEFVENTGKDTRAFVVDGEVVGAIYRKAAPGWWLNNLSQGGSAHRCTLTPEQSGMCEKAAEAIGAVYAGVDLIEGPGGSMLLEINGTPSGAGIYRAWGINVADHIVKAVMERL; encoded by the coding sequence ATGAAAAAGATAGGTATTGCCATCACGGATGCCAGTGACTGGACTGCGGTAGCCCTGGCAGACAGCCTCAGGAAAAAGGGAATCGAACCTTGTGTTCTCAATCTCTGCCATGCAGAGGCCGGTATCGCTAACGGGACCGAGTACCGGGTAAACGGCACAGACCTTGCAGGGCTTGATGCTATCATCGTGCGCGACATGGGTGCGGGGAAGAATGAAGCAGTCACATTCCGTTTTGACATATTGCGACAGCTTGAGAATGAAGGGGTGCTGGTAGCCAATCCACCTGCTGCGATACAGAATGCTGCAAACAAATATCACTCTTCATACCTTTTCTCAAAGGCCGGACTGCCTGCTCCCCGGACAAAGGCTGTCCAGGATACGGACAGTGCCATGAAGGTACTGGCTTCCTTCGGAGATGCTGTGCTGAAACCGGTCTTCGGGTACAAGGGTATCGGGATAGTCCGTATCAGGAACGGGAATATCATCAGGCCCGATGGAACAAAGGACCCTGGCAGCGCTCCGGAACTGGTTTCCTCCCTGCTGGAGGAGAAGGGCATGCTGTATATCCAGGAGTTCGTGGAGAACACGGGAAAGGATACAAGGGCTTTCGTAGTCGACGGGGAGGTTGTGGGTGCCATCTATCGCAAAGCCGCACCCGGCTGGTGGCTGAATAACCTGAGCCAGGGAGGCAGTGCCCACAGGTGCACCCTTACACCCGAACAGAGTGGCATGTGTGAAAAAGCAGCAGAGGCAATAGGTGCGGTCTATGCCGGCGTAGACCTCATAGAAGGGCCCGGAGGAAGCATGCTGCTGGAAATAAACGGCACTCCTTCAGGTGCAGGTATTTACAGGGCATGGGGCATCAATGTGGCTGACCACATAGTAAAAGCTGTCATGGAACGCCTTTGA
- the pth2 gene encoding peptidyl-tRNA hydrolase Pth2: MTEYKQCIIVRDDLKLSPGKLAVQVAHAAVSSAEWADRSTLEKWKEGGQKKVVLRVANTQALFELKEIARKQNIPTALIQDAGLTEIKPGTITVLGIGPAKEEELNKITGNLKLL, from the coding sequence ATGACAGAATATAAGCAGTGTATCATAGTGAGGGATGACCTGAAGTTGTCCCCCGGGAAACTTGCGGTCCAGGTGGCCCATGCCGCAGTATCCTCCGCAGAGTGGGCTGACAGGTCCACGCTGGAAAAGTGGAAGGAGGGTGGCCAGAAGAAGGTAGTTTTGCGCGTGGCCAACACCCAGGCTCTTTTTGAGCTGAAGGAAATCGCAAGAAAGCAGAATATACCCACTGCCCTTATCCAGGATGCAGGGCTCACTGAGATCAAGCCGGGAACCATAACGGTGCTTGGTATCGGGCCTGCAAAAGAGGAAGAGCTTAACAAGATCACAGGAAACCTGAAACTGCTGTAG
- a CDS encoding DUF7524 family protein, whose translation MHINRLGVNSIEFESIMVELPLSQGEERSFELVIINYGAPTHVNLSVSDSLRENLTILEDNPYVRHEEYIPIIARIPYAGRLYNRGQLFVTVGYGSKKAGFDLNIGLPGPDDANFTVDVDSSLSVPRKSSSGSGKDTRKEARRDKRENWSAQIPDISLQLLRSVLDLTSSRSVYLAAAVVFLMAVVIVAMILLSIDFEPFFGFYPSVLYSILLTFLMAYLLIRLPIFK comes from the coding sequence GTGCACATAAACAGGCTTGGAGTCAACTCTATTGAATTTGAATCAATTATGGTTGAGCTGCCTTTGTCCCAGGGCGAGGAACGAAGCTTTGAGCTTGTGATCATCAACTATGGTGCTCCCACCCATGTGAATCTGTCAGTCAGCGATTCCCTGCGTGAGAACCTCACTATCCTTGAAGATAACCCTTATGTCCGGCATGAGGAGTACATCCCGATAATAGCAAGGATACCCTATGCAGGAAGGCTCTACAACAGAGGCCAGCTGTTCGTGACAGTGGGCTATGGCTCGAAGAAGGCGGGCTTTGACCTCAATATAGGACTGCCGGGCCCGGATGACGCTAATTTCACAGTCGACGTGGACAGTTCATTGTCCGTCCCGCGTAAGTCTTCTTCAGGCTCAGGTAAGGATACGCGCAAAGAAGCACGCAGGGATAAGAGGGAAAACTGGAGCGCGCAGATTCCGGACATCTCATTGCAATTGCTAAGGTCGGTCCTTGACCTGACATCCTCCAGGTCCGTGTACCTGGCAGCAGCTGTTGTGTTCCTGATGGCTGTAGTGATCGTGGCAATGATATTGCTTTCCATAGACTTCGAGCCTTTCTTCGGGTTCTATCCTTCAGTCCTCTATTCGATCCTCCTGACCTTCCTAATGGCATATCTGTTGATCAGACTTCCTATATTCAAATAA
- the truD gene encoding tRNA pseudouridine(13) synthase TruD: MNIPPVEKQIGIELYSTTLPGIGGELRQEIEDFIVTEISNREEGSSGKQLILELTKSNWDMHHLVRDMSRKLGISQKRISFAGTKDKRAKTTQKISIYDLKEEEIGNFYLKDVELKVIGRSPRSVELGDLFGNEFVITVRDIGYGTEELKTILDGITAQIKDSGGVPNFFGIQRFGAARPVTHLVGREILQGDFEKAALTYIARSFPDEQEDAREVRDRVWDTHDFAEGLKMYPLRLRHERAMMHYLAENPGDYAGSFTVLAQNISKMFVHAWQSYMFNRIICRRIEEGLPLDAAVPGDIVCFKNKEGLPDVSKTQQVTEENLEGMNNLVKRRRAFVTAPLIGYDTPLASGVQGKIEREIFEEAGIHAESFRVKGLPELASAGLRREMLLHCEPSFETSEDELNPGKTKAVLSFMLPKGSYATTVLREYMKVEPMKMS; this comes from the coding sequence ATGAACATACCACCTGTAGAAAAACAGATAGGCATAGAACTGTACTCTACAACCCTGCCGGGAATCGGCGGGGAGCTGAGGCAGGAGATCGAGGATTTCATAGTAACAGAAATAAGTAACCGTGAGGAGGGCAGTTCCGGAAAACAGCTCATCCTTGAGCTTACCAAAAGCAACTGGGACATGCATCACCTGGTCAGGGACATGTCCCGGAAACTGGGCATCAGCCAGAAGCGCATCAGCTTTGCCGGTACAAAGGACAAGAGGGCAAAGACCACACAGAAGATCAGCATATATGACCTGAAGGAGGAAGAGATAGGAAATTTCTACCTAAAGGATGTGGAGCTGAAGGTGATCGGCAGGTCCCCCAGGTCCGTTGAGCTTGGCGACCTTTTCGGGAACGAGTTCGTGATCACAGTAAGGGATATAGGATACGGGACAGAGGAACTGAAAACAATCCTTGACGGGATAACAGCGCAGATAAAGGACTCCGGAGGGGTTCCCAACTTTTTCGGCATACAGCGGTTCGGAGCCGCCAGACCCGTGACGCATCTTGTGGGCAGGGAGATACTGCAGGGGGATTTCGAAAAGGCTGCACTGACCTACATAGCCAGGTCTTTCCCTGATGAGCAGGAGGATGCGCGGGAGGTGCGTGACCGTGTGTGGGATACTCATGACTTTGCAGAAGGGCTGAAAATGTACCCACTGCGTCTCAGGCACGAGAGGGCGATGATGCATTATCTTGCTGAGAACCCCGGGGACTATGCCGGCTCCTTCACTGTACTTGCCCAGAACATCAGCAAGATGTTCGTGCATGCCTGGCAGTCATATATGTTCAACCGCATCATCTGCAGGCGCATAGAAGAAGGTCTCCCGCTTGACGCTGCAGTGCCTGGAGACATTGTATGTTTCAAGAACAAGGAAGGGCTTCCTGATGTAAGTAAAACCCAGCAGGTCACAGAGGAGAACCTTGAGGGCATGAACAACCTCGTTAAAAGGAGGAGAGCCTTTGTGACAGCACCCCTTATCGGCTACGATACTCCCCTTGCATCAGGTGTCCAGGGGAAGATCGAAAGGGAGATATTCGAGGAAGCAGGCATCCATGCAGAAAGTTTCAGGGTGAAGGGGCTGCCGGAGCTGGCTTCGGCCGGACTGCGCAGAGAGATGCTGCTACACTGTGAGCCCTCCTTTGAAACATCGGAAGATGAGCTCAATCCGGGAAAGACCAAGGCTGTCCTGAGCTTCATGCTTCCCAAGGGGAGCTATGCAACAACCGTCCTTCGTGAATACATGAAGGTCGAGCCGATGAAAATGAGTTGA
- the pyrG gene encoding glutamine hydrolyzing CTP synthase → MKYIIVTGGVMSGLGKGITTASIGRNLKNRGYKVTAIKIDPYINIDAGTMSPFQHGEVFVLKDGGEVDLDLGNYERFLDTELTREHNLTTGKVYQAVISKERRGEYLGKTVQIIPHITNEIKDRIRKVAAKSGADVCLVEVGGTVGDIESMPFLEAVRQMHREEPKGDLAFVHVTLVPLDPQGDQKTKPTQHSVKELRELGLTPNVIVTRCKEPLLDSTISKIALFCDVPEEAVISAHDAKDIYEVPLMMEKEGLTDYLMKFMNLQSDIQDSSWVEMVDRMHNLRGKVNIGIVGKYTHLEDSYLSISASIKHAAIACGVNYCATWINAESFEKDPSLVATLSKYDGILVPGGFGERGVEGKIMAIRYARENDIPYLGLCLGMQLSVVEFARHVVGMENANSTEFDENTPYPVIDILPEQENVVDMGATMRLGDYEADLKAGSLAECVYGCSKVIERHRHRYEVNPNFVDRIEEKGMVFSGRNRNRMEIAEIPGKKFFFGSQFHPEFKSRPGRPSPPFRAFIESMIS, encoded by the coding sequence ATGAAGTATATTATAGTGACCGGCGGAGTAATGAGCGGGCTCGGTAAGGGAATAACCACCGCTTCTATCGGGCGCAACCTGAAGAACAGGGGCTACAAGGTAACGGCCATCAAGATAGATCCTTACATCAATATCGATGCAGGCACCATGAGCCCTTTCCAGCACGGAGAGGTCTTTGTGCTGAAGGACGGCGGCGAGGTCGATCTTGATCTTGGTAATTACGAGCGTTTCCTTGATACCGAGCTTACCAGGGAGCACAACCTGACAACGGGTAAGGTCTACCAGGCAGTCATCTCAAAGGAGCGACGTGGCGAATACCTTGGCAAGACCGTGCAGATAATCCCCCATATAACCAACGAGATCAAGGACCGCATAAGGAAGGTTGCTGCAAAGAGCGGCGCCGATGTGTGCCTTGTAGAAGTGGGCGGTACTGTCGGTGACATCGAGAGCATGCCTTTCCTGGAAGCGGTCAGGCAGATGCACAGGGAAGAGCCTAAGGGCGATCTGGCATTCGTCCACGTTACCCTCGTGCCCCTGGACCCTCAGGGAGACCAGAAGACAAAGCCCACCCAGCACTCCGTGAAGGAGCTCAGGGAGCTCGGACTGACACCCAACGTCATTGTGACCAGGTGCAAGGAACCTTTGCTTGACAGCACTATCTCGAAGATAGCACTCTTCTGTGATGTGCCTGAAGAGGCTGTCATAAGCGCCCATGATGCAAAGGATATCTACGAGGTCCCTCTCATGATGGAAAAGGAAGGGCTGACAGACTACCTGATGAAGTTCATGAACCTCCAGTCGGACATCCAGGACAGCTCCTGGGTGGAGATGGTGGACAGGATGCATAATCTCAGGGGCAAGGTCAACATCGGGATCGTGGGAAAATATACCCACCTTGAGGATTCCTATCTCAGCATCAGTGCCTCCATCAAGCATGCAGCGATCGCATGCGGAGTTAACTACTGTGCTACCTGGATCAACGCCGAATCGTTCGAAAAGGACCCGTCCCTGGTGGCCACCCTGTCAAAGTACGACGGGATACTGGTTCCAGGAGGTTTTGGCGAACGTGGTGTCGAAGGCAAGATAATGGCCATCAGGTACGCCCGCGAGAATGACATCCCCTATCTCGGACTGTGTCTCGGAATGCAGCTTTCCGTTGTTGAGTTTGCAAGGCACGTGGTTGGGATGGAGAATGCCAACAGCACGGAGTTCGATGAGAATACCCCCTACCCGGTAATTGACATACTTCCTGAACAGGAGAATGTGGTTGACATGGGCGCCACGATGAGGCTCGGGGATTACGAAGCCGACCTAAAAGCAGGCTCCCTCGCAGAATGTGTCTATGGCTGTTCAAAGGTAATAGAGCGCCACAGGCACAGGTATGAGGTCAATCCCAACTTCGTGGACAGGATAGAGGAAAAGGGCATGGTGTTCTCAGGCAGGAACAGGAACAGGATGGAAATTGCGGAGATCCCCGGGAAGAAATTTTTCTTCGGATCCCAGTTCCACCCGGAGTTCAAGTCCAGGCCCGGCAGGCCCTCCCCGCCTTTCAGGGCATTCATTGAGTCAATGATATCCTGA
- a CDS encoding nucleoside recognition domain-containing protein → MPSILISALDFAIPVLIVIFIGLFGTAVLIELGLMQRLSRFASPIFRFTNLPDTCASSFVVSMGSTVAANTMVVNFRDSGCINNREAVLCAVMNSTPAYVREIFTYQIPIVLPALGPVVGGFYVMVFIVTAIVKVVTVVVLSKLLLKKNPCKFEETVTEKKVTLREAVVRSLRKNKKLFIKISMVYLAMTTLVFYLRDRGAFEVFSVLPLADIFGIPPESIVPLTSFVASPILGISLLGPMLSDNGISPLQAMIVLMLGSMFMLPIFSIRTLLPRYISIFGARTGTGIVTFSTGISVLVRFVILLVLLSMAD, encoded by the coding sequence ATGCCCTCCATTCTCATCAGTGCCCTGGATTTCGCTATCCCTGTACTCATAGTGATATTTATAGGCCTGTTCGGGACCGCCGTCCTTATAGAACTGGGCCTGATGCAGAGATTGTCCCGTTTCGCAAGCCCTATATTCAGGTTCACGAACCTTCCCGATACCTGTGCCTCCTCCTTTGTGGTATCCATGGGCTCCACGGTCGCAGCCAATACCATGGTGGTCAATTTCAGGGACAGCGGATGCATAAATAACAGGGAGGCAGTGCTGTGTGCCGTGATGAACAGCACGCCTGCTTATGTAAGGGAGATATTCACATATCAGATCCCTATAGTACTGCCTGCCCTCGGGCCTGTGGTGGGTGGTTTCTACGTCATGGTGTTCATAGTGACAGCCATCGTGAAGGTGGTGACAGTGGTTGTTCTAAGCAAACTGCTCCTGAAGAAGAATCCATGTAAGTTCGAGGAAACCGTCACTGAGAAAAAGGTGACTCTCAGGGAAGCTGTCGTAAGGTCGCTCAGGAAGAACAAAAAACTGTTCATAAAAATATCCATGGTCTACCTTGCAATGACAACGCTGGTGTTCTACCTTCGGGACAGGGGTGCCTTTGAGGTTTTCAGCGTACTTCCCCTGGCAGACATTTTCGGCATCCCGCCTGAGAGCATAGTGCCCCTCACAAGTTTCGTTGCAAGCCCCATCCTCGGGATATCCCTGCTGGGACCCATGCTCAGCGATAACGGTATCTCTCCGCTGCAGGCAATGATAGTGCTAATGCTTGGAAGCATGTTCATGCTCCCCATATTCAGCATCAGGACACTGCTTCCCAGATACATCTCCATATTCGGCGCACGGACAGGTACAGGGATCGTGACATTTTCCACCGGCATAAGCGTGCTTGTGAGATTTGTCATACTTCTGGTCCTTCTGTCAATGGCAGATTAG
- a CDS encoding methytransferase partner Trm112: protein MKKDLMEILACPVCKGDLILNIEKEDGNEVISGTLYCPRCNEYYPIEEGIPNMLPPELRE, encoded by the coding sequence ATGAAAAAGGACCTTATGGAAATTCTTGCCTGCCCTGTATGCAAAGGCGACCTTATCCTCAATATTGAGAAAGAGGACGGGAACGAGGTTATTTCCGGGACTCTTTACTGTCCGAGATGTAACGAATACTATCCCATTGAAGAGGGCATTCCGAACATGCTTCCTCCTGAGCTCAGGGAATAA
- a CDS encoding DUF835 domain-containing protein, with translation MGETKKGKVLIVDDEQVNISLLEAYLSDSYETISANNGIEALHMARKHDPDIILLDIMMPDITGYEVCEILKKSEKTRFIPIVMVTSLSGPEDRVRGVQAGADDFFTKPLDRIEIGTRVSSLLRIKHLQDELIKERDQANMYLDLAAVVLVVVNEEGSVKLLSKKTSNMLGYSQGELIGADWFDKCVPGSSRERSRRVFMSFFLEENDFQGYFESPLLTKSGKERTIGWNAVVRMKEPGNLRGLLISGTDITERKEADEKIRQGNEYLGNLLEASPIATLSIDSSANVITANKNAADLLCMGTEDLVGRPIKSLVESDAFSDFSDIRDCEVIFIRGNGDRVPMNVSTSRIKDKEGTMGLIITLQELSKLRGLFITPLTEDTAGNADNAGAGPQDELEPGFIYMADCSRREEGYLAFSGLVKQGKPGLCITRRNPEKVRLMYGLPKTPLVWLTRNKNTGQQTLDPSELFKLHPTIHDFLNKVSNGIILVDGLEYLLLDNDPMSVIRLMEQTNDTVMASDSRLIVQLDPDTLDRKDFHLLKRWMKPLKSPEEPRCDN, from the coding sequence ATGGGTGAAACAAAAAAAGGGAAAGTGCTCATAGTTGACGATGAGCAGGTAAATATCTCGCTTCTGGAGGCTTACCTGAGCGACAGCTATGAAACAATATCCGCAAATAATGGAATTGAAGCCCTTCACATGGCCAGGAAGCATGACCCTGATATAATCCTGCTTGATATAATGATGCCTGACATCACTGGTTATGAAGTATGCGAGATACTGAAGAAATCAGAAAAGACCAGGTTCATTCCTATTGTGATGGTTACTTCCCTCTCGGGTCCTGAAGACCGTGTAAGAGGGGTACAGGCAGGTGCGGATGACTTTTTTACAAAACCACTTGACAGGATAGAGATAGGCACCAGGGTCAGTTCCCTCCTTCGCATTAAGCACCTGCAGGACGAACTTATAAAAGAACGTGACCAGGCCAATATGTATCTTGACCTTGCTGCAGTCGTGCTCGTGGTAGTAAATGAAGAGGGCAGCGTGAAGCTCCTCAGTAAAAAGACCTCCAACATGCTGGGATATTCCCAGGGTGAGCTGATCGGGGCAGACTGGTTCGATAAATGTGTCCCTGGATCATCCCGGGAGCGGTCAAGAAGAGTGTTCATGAGTTTCTTTCTGGAAGAGAACGACTTTCAGGGATATTTCGAGAGCCCGCTGCTTACAAAAAGCGGCAAGGAGAGGACAATAGGCTGGAATGCCGTTGTCCGGATGAAAGAACCAGGGAACCTGAGGGGGCTGCTCATTTCAGGAACGGATATCACGGAAAGGAAGGAGGCGGATGAGAAGATAAGGCAGGGCAACGAGTACCTGGGCAATCTCCTCGAGGCCTCTCCAATCGCAACCCTCTCGATCGACAGCAGTGCAAATGTCATCACTGCCAACAAGAATGCAGCCGATCTGCTTTGCATGGGAACGGAAGATCTTGTGGGGCGCCCGATCAAGTCTTTAGTGGAGAGCGACGCATTTTCAGATTTCAGCGATATCAGGGACTGCGAAGTGATTTTCATAAGAGGTAATGGAGACAGGGTCCCTATGAACGTCTCAACTTCCCGGATAAAGGATAAGGAAGGTACCATGGGCCTTATTATCACCCTGCAGGAACTGTCAAAACTCAGGGGTCTTTTCATCACACCGCTGACAGAGGACACGGCAGGAAATGCAGATAATGCGGGTGCAGGCCCGCAGGATGAACTCGAGCCGGGCTTTATCTATATGGCGGACTGCAGCAGGCGGGAGGAAGGATACCTTGCCTTCTCGGGGCTTGTAAAACAGGGAAAGCCGGGCCTGTGCATTACCAGGAGGAATCCGGAAAAGGTCAGACTCATGTATGGCCTGCCAAAGACACCCCTTGTGTGGCTGACCCGGAACAAGAACACCGGCCAGCAGACACTGGACCCCTCGGAACTGTTCAAGCTCCACCCCACCATACATGATTTCCTTAACAAGGTAAGTAACGGGATAATACTTGTGGATGGCCTGGAATACCTGCTTCTGGATAATGATCCCATGTCGGTGATAAGGCTCATGGAGCAGACAAACGATACTGTGATGGCATCGGACTCCAGACTTATAGTGCAGCTGGACCCCGATACGCTTGACAGGAAGGACTTCCACCTGCTCAAAAGGTGGATGAAGCCACTGAAAAGTCCTGAGGAACCCCGGTGCGACAATTGA
- a CDS encoding DUF434 domain-containing protein produces the protein MTSGDRDKIMCFNMKYPEEGLLLAARDIRYLLGRGYPKSSAIRFVADHYGLEKSRRYILSRNVLAPNIASARNRKRVPCTCISDRPVLIDGYNVLITLESYLKGEEMWMGDDGFIRDNRGVFRSHVNDNETFRSVGMMLSFLRTNAAGEVTVVLDRQMSMSGQLALTIRQCMAGTGMAGQVINSGSADHDLKKARSHDIVASADGVIIDAVAEVIDIPACIISGDHHSRKSLYSLGAVQPDQENIEI, from the coding sequence ATGACATCCGGGGACCGGGACAAGATCATGTGTTTTAATATGAAATATCCCGAGGAAGGCCTGCTTCTGGCTGCAAGGGATATCAGATACCTGCTTGGCCGGGGATACCCGAAGAGCAGTGCCATCAGGTTCGTAGCTGATCATTACGGCCTTGAGAAAAGCCGCAGGTACATACTATCACGCAATGTGCTTGCGCCGAACATAGCCTCTGCCCGCAACAGGAAGAGAGTTCCCTGCACATGCATAAGTGACCGGCCTGTCCTCATCGACGGGTATAATGTACTGATAACCCTTGAAAGCTACCTGAAAGGTGAGGAAATGTGGATGGGAGATGACGGCTTCATCAGGGACAACCGGGGAGTTTTCAGGAGCCATGTAAATGACAATGAGACCTTCAGGTCAGTAGGGATGATGCTGTCATTTCTCAGAACGAATGCAGCCGGAGAGGTCACAGTGGTCCTGGACAGGCAGATGAGCATGAGCGGACAGCTTGCGCTCACCATAAGACAATGCATGGCTGGAACAGGCATGGCAGGACAGGTCATCAATTCCGGAAGTGCGGACCATGACCTGAAGAAGGCACGAAGTCATGACATCGTGGCAAGCGCGGACGGAGTTATAATAGATGCAGTGGCGGAGGTCATCGATATCCCTGCCTGTATCATCAGTGGCGATCATCACAGCCGGAAATCGCTTTATTCATTGGGTGCTGTACAGCCAGATCAAGAAAATATAGAAATCTAA